One Vicingus serpentipes DNA window includes the following coding sequences:
- the lptE gene encoding LPS assembly lipoprotein LptE has product MKFSKKHIILVVLIAFNGFACKVNYSFTGASIPEDVKTVSVKTFENFAPLTNPNYPQLFTEALKDIFLSQTNLSLISTNGDLQFEGSVTDYKITSVAIQGNETAALNRLSITINAKFTNTKDKIQSYESKFTRFADFSSSSSLSSVEDELMKEINTQITQDIFNQAVSNW; this is encoded by the coding sequence TTGAAATTTTCTAAAAAACATATAATTCTAGTTGTATTAATAGCTTTTAATGGTTTTGCTTGTAAAGTAAATTATTCTTTTACTGGAGCTTCTATCCCAGAAGATGTTAAAACTGTTTCTGTTAAAACTTTTGAAAATTTTGCTCCCTTAACAAATCCAAACTACCCACAATTATTTACAGAAGCATTAAAAGATATATTCCTTTCTCAAACAAACCTGAGCTTAATTTCAACAAATGGAGATTTACAATTTGAAGGATCTGTAACAGATTATAAAATTACATCTGTTGCAATACAAGGAAATGAAACCGCTGCTCTAAATAGACTTTCAATTACAATAAATGCTAAGTTTACAAATACTAAAGATAAGATTCAGAGTTATGAATCAAAATTTACTCGATTTGCTGATTTTAGTAGCTCTTCCAGTCTTTCTTCAGTTGAAGATGAATTAATGAAAGAAATAAACACACAAATTACACAAGACATTTTTAATCAAGCAGTAAGTAACTGGTAA
- the miaB gene encoding tRNA (N6-isopentenyl adenosine(37)-C2)-methylthiotransferase MiaB: MEGVNKVIDEAAQGSLTIIESKNKDGRKVYIESYGCQMNFSDSEIVASILTDKGFTTTRNLEEADVVFVNTCSIREKAETTVRNRLKSFNKAKKQKPEMIIGVLGCMAERLKSKLLEEEKLVDIVVGPDAYRDLPNLVNQVDDGKKAVNVILSKEETYADINPVRLLSNGVTAFISITRGCDNMCTFCVVPFTRGRERSRNPESIINEAKSLFNEGYKEVTLLGQNVDSYLWYGEEGLKKNYENLSEEEKSKSTTFAQLMEKVALISPKLRVRFSTSHPKDISDEFLHIMAKYENICNYIHLPVQSGSSRVLDIMNRGYTREWYLSRIDTIKKIIPDTSISSDIIAGFCSETEDEHEETLSMMEYVKYDFAYMFSYSERPNTLAQRKFEDDVDEQIKKRRLSEIIELQNQHSLYRNQQHVGKTYEVLIESYSKKSKEDLYGRTPQNSGVVFPKGNHKIGDYINVHIDSCTGGTLIGTVV; encoded by the coding sequence ATGGAGGGAGTAAATAAAGTAATTGATGAAGCTGCTCAAGGCTCGTTAACGATTATAGAAAGTAAAAATAAAGATGGAAGGAAAGTATACATTGAGAGCTATGGCTGTCAGATGAACTTTTCTGATAGTGAAATAGTCGCATCTATATTAACAGACAAAGGATTTACAACTACTCGAAACCTAGAAGAAGCTGATGTTGTATTTGTAAACACTTGCTCGATAAGGGAAAAAGCAGAAACTACTGTAAGAAATCGTTTAAAATCGTTTAACAAAGCAAAAAAGCAAAAGCCGGAAATGATTATCGGTGTTTTAGGATGTATGGCTGAACGATTAAAATCAAAGCTACTAGAAGAAGAAAAATTAGTTGATATTGTAGTTGGTCCTGATGCATATCGAGATTTACCAAACCTTGTTAATCAAGTTGATGATGGAAAAAAGGCTGTAAATGTTATCCTTTCGAAAGAAGAAACTTATGCTGACATAAATCCAGTTCGATTATTAAGTAATGGCGTGACAGCTTTTATTTCAATTACTCGTGGCTGTGACAACATGTGTACATTCTGTGTTGTTCCTTTTACAAGAGGTAGAGAAAGAAGTAGAAATCCTGAAAGTATAATTAATGAGGCAAAATCTCTATTTAACGAAGGATATAAAGAAGTGACATTACTAGGCCAAAACGTTGACTCCTATTTATGGTACGGTGAAGAAGGACTGAAAAAAAATTATGAAAACCTAAGTGAAGAAGAAAAAAGCAAGAGTACAACATTTGCACAGTTGATGGAGAAAGTTGCGCTAATCAGTCCAAAACTTAGGGTAAGATTTTCAACTTCTCATCCAAAAGATATTAGTGATGAATTTTTGCATATTATGGCTAAATATGAAAACATATGCAACTACATTCATTTACCTGTTCAAAGTGGAAGCTCTAGGGTTTTAGATATAATGAATAGAGGATATACTCGCGAATGGTATTTAAGTAGAATAGATACGATTAAAAAAATCATTCCTGACACTTCAATTTCATCTGATATTATTGCTGGGTTTTGCTCTGAAACAGAAGATGAGCATGAAGAAACTTTATCAATGATGGAGTATGTAAAATATGATTTTGCATATATGTTTTCTTATTCAGAACGTCCAAACACATTGGCTCAACGTAAATTCGAGGATGATGTTGATGAGCAAATAAAAAAAAGAAGATTGAGTGAAATTATTGAACTTCAAAACCAACATTCTTTATACCGAAACCAACAACATGTCGGAAAAACGTATGAAGTGTTAATTGAAAGTTATTCAAAAAAATCTAAAGAAGATTTATATGGGCGAACTCCACAGAACAGTGGAGTTGTTTTTCCAAAAGGGAATCATAAAATTGGTGATTACATAAATGTACACATTGATAGCTGCACAGGCGGAACATTAATAGGAACAGTAGTATAG
- the secG gene encoding preprotein translocase subunit SecG, translating to MFTLITVLVIIVCVLLLLIVLIQNPKGGLDSAFSTNNQVMGVRKTADFLEKATWTLGIALVVLSIASAAVNPARTVDTETGSQSIIQEQIDEKALPAQNVPQNINGAPLPAEQQPASSEEDATEE from the coding sequence ATGTTTACATTAATCACCGTTTTAGTAATAATTGTATGTGTATTGTTATTACTTATTGTACTAATTCAAAACCCTAAAGGTGGTTTAGATTCAGCTTTTTCTACTAATAACCAAGTAATGGGTGTTAGAAAAACAGCTGACTTTTTAGAAAAAGCAACTTGGACTTTAGGTATTGCTCTTGTTGTATTAAGTATTGCTTCTGCTGCTGTTAACCCAGCAAGAACAGTTGATACTGAAACAGGTAGTCAATCGATTATCCAAGAACAAATTGACGAAAAAGCTCTTCCTGCTCAAAATGTTCCTCAGAACATTAATGGTGCTCCTCTTCCTGCTGAACAGCAACCTGCTAGTTCAGAAGAAGATGCAACTGAAGAATAG
- the lptC gene encoding LPS export ABC transporter periplasmic protein LptC — MILSFSSIVKTIPIIFIIGIVCSCKNDINEVNALTSNANQPIRTGKNIELIYSEKGNTKIKVKAPEMEEYEGEESYMEMIKGIEVLFYDSLQKVTTTLTSNYAINRLDKNIMEAKNDVVVVNEKGERLNTEHLIWRQDSAKIYTNEFVKITTADEILMGEGLVANEDFTKYKILKIKGIINIKEENDTIQKK; from the coding sequence GTGATATTATCATTTTCTAGTATAGTCAAAACAATCCCGATTATTTTTATAATCGGGATTGTTTGTTCCTGTAAAAATGATATTAATGAGGTTAACGCACTAACTTCAAATGCTAATCAGCCAATTCGAACAGGAAAGAATATTGAATTAATTTATTCCGAAAAAGGGAATACAAAAATTAAAGTTAAAGCGCCCGAAATGGAAGAATATGAAGGCGAAGAAAGCTATATGGAAATGATAAAGGGGATAGAAGTATTATTCTATGATTCCCTTCAAAAAGTAACAACAACGTTAACTTCTAATTACGCCATAAACAGGCTTGATAAAAATATAATGGAAGCCAAAAATGATGTAGTAGTTGTTAATGAAAAAGGTGAGCGATTGAATACAGAGCACCTTATATGGAGACAAGATTCTGCAAAGATTTATACCAACGAGTTTGTTAAAATTACTACTGCTGATGAAATTTTAATGGGAGAAGGACTTGTTGCGAATGAAGATTTTACAAAGTATAAGATCTTAAAAATTAAAGGAATAATAAACATAAAAGAAGAAAACGATACCATTCAAAAAAAATAA
- a CDS encoding outer membrane beta-barrel protein — MKKVVLLTLTSVFISSFYGQTETNLTNTEKLKFGFSAGGNYSHLIAKGSSKDLNKDISNKAGLRLGLLMDYNISDKLFISPKAELSFNNSQLHFYSIDSKNLSFSLMPVSLEFMTHIALRIGKPYIYFGPNIRIPISFQESSETTIKTVTNFGVDLGLGIEKITKFFTFAPELRYSFGLSKIHQYMDHLYFNNISLILNFK, encoded by the coding sequence ATGAAAAAAGTAGTTTTGTTAACACTAACCTCAGTATTTATATCAAGTTTTTATGGGCAAACTGAAACTAATTTAACCAATACTGAAAAATTGAAGTTTGGCTTTAGTGCTGGCGGTAATTATTCTCATTTAATTGCAAAAGGTTCATCTAAGGACCTAAATAAAGATATTAGCAATAAAGCTGGATTAAGGTTAGGACTATTGATGGATTATAATATTTCTGACAAGTTATTTATTTCGCCTAAAGCGGAACTTTCATTTAATAATTCCCAACTTCATTTTTATTCAATAGACAGTAAAAATTTGTCTTTTTCTTTAATGCCTGTTAGTCTTGAATTTATGACACATATTGCCCTTCGAATAGGGAAGCCTTACATTTATTTTGGCCCAAATATTAGAATCCCAATCTCATTTCAGGAAAGTTCTGAAACAACGATAAAGACAGTTACAAATTTCGGGGTAGACCTAGGATTAGGAATTGAAAAAATTACTAAGTTTTTCACTTTTGCTCCAGAGCTAAGATATTCATTTGGTTTATCAAAGATCCATCAATATATGGATCATTTATATTTCAATAATATCTCTTTAATATTAAATTTCAAATAA
- a CDS encoding hemolysin family protein, whose protein sequence is MTLTLFFLFLAVFFSAFFSGMEIAFVSANKLKIELDKKQGGLPAKILSSFIQNPAKFISAMLLGNNIALVIYGMLMAKILEPIIFQFTNSEVVVLLIQTLLSTLFVLFFAEFLPKALLRINPNRTLTIAAVPLKIVYIIIYPFNYLTIGLSNFILRLFKIDTSDSNMAFSKIDLEHFVMDIQERQEEGEEIEHEIQIFKNALDFSEVKARECMIHRTEIIAMNVEESIENLREKFLETGLSKILIYRDNIDHIIGYTHSLELFKKPETIKSILLPVAIIPESMPANEILKQFIKLRRSMAVVVDEFGGTSGLITMEDIVEEIFGEIEDEYDIEELVDIQINETTFQFSAKTEIDYINEKYKLSLPESEDYETLGGFVINIHESIPEKDEVILFKNYSLTINEVSENKIELITIEVSEN, encoded by the coding sequence ATGACGCTAACTCTTTTTTTCCTTTTTTTAGCAGTGTTTTTTTCAGCCTTTTTTTCAGGAATGGAAATTGCTTTTGTTTCAGCCAACAAATTGAAGATTGAGCTAGATAAAAAGCAAGGAGGTTTACCTGCAAAAATACTTTCTAGTTTCATACAAAATCCAGCAAAGTTTATTAGTGCTATGCTATTAGGAAATAACATTGCTTTGGTTATTTACGGTATGCTAATGGCTAAAATTTTAGAGCCAATCATTTTTCAATTTACCAATAGCGAGGTTGTTGTCCTGTTAATACAAACTCTATTATCTACTTTGTTTGTTTTGTTTTTTGCTGAGTTTTTACCAAAGGCTTTATTACGAATTAACCCAAATAGAACTTTAACTATTGCTGCTGTTCCGCTAAAAATAGTTTATATAATAATTTACCCTTTCAATTATCTAACAATAGGGCTTTCAAATTTTATTCTTAGATTATTTAAAATAGATACTTCAGATAGTAATATGGCATTTTCTAAAATTGATTTAGAACATTTCGTAATGGACATTCAAGAGCGTCAAGAAGAAGGAGAAGAGATTGAACACGAAATACAAATTTTTAAAAATGCATTAGATTTTTCAGAAGTAAAAGCAAGAGAATGTATGATTCATCGTACCGAAATAATTGCTATGAATGTTGAAGAGTCGATTGAAAATTTACGAGAAAAATTTTTGGAAACAGGGTTGTCTAAAATATTAATTTATAGAGATAATATTGATCATATTATTGGGTATACTCATTCTTTAGAGTTATTTAAAAAGCCAGAAACAATAAAATCAATTTTGTTGCCAGTAGCAATTATCCCAGAATCTATGCCAGCTAATGAGATTTTAAAGCAATTTATTAAGCTTAGAAGAAGTATGGCGGTAGTGGTAGATGAGTTTGGAGGAACTTCGGGATTAATAACTATGGAAGATATTGTCGAAGAGATATTTGGCGAAATTGAAGATGAATATGATATTGAAGAATTGGTTGATATTCAAATAAATGAAACAACATTTCAATTTTCTGCTAAAACAGAGATTGATTATATTAATGAAAAATATAAACTATCTCTACCTGAATCTGAGGATTATGAAACTTTGGGAGGATTTGTAATTAATATACATGAAAGTATTCCAGAAAAAGACGAGGTGATTTTATTTAAAAATTATTCTTTAACTATTAATGAAGTGAGTGAAAATAAAATTGAATTAATCACAATAGAAGTGTCTGAAAATTAA
- the groL gene encoding chaperonin GroEL (60 kDa chaperone family; promotes refolding of misfolded polypeptides especially under stressful conditions; forms two stacked rings of heptamers to form a barrel-shaped 14mer; ends can be capped by GroES; misfolded proteins enter the barrel where they are refolded when GroES binds), which yields MAKDIKFDIEARDSLKNGVDKLANAVKVTLGPKGRNVIIDKKFGAPHVTKDGVTVAKEIELKDPIENMGAQMIKEVASKTADDAGDGTTTATILAQAIVTAGLKNVAAGANPMDLKRGIDKAVIAVVNELKKISKEVGTDNEKIRQVATISANNDEAIGALIAEAMEKVKTEGVITVEEAKGTETTVDVVEGMQFDRGYLSPYFVTDAEKMIVEMEQPYVLIYDKKISNMKDLLPVLEPVAQSGKPLLIIAEDVDGEALATLVVNKIRGGLKIATVKAPGFGDRRKAMLEDIAILTGGTVVSEERGFKLENATLDMLGTAEKISIDKDNTTIVNGAGEKDAILGRVNQIKAQIETTTSDYDREKLQERLAKLAGGVAVLYVGAATEVEMKEKKDRVDDALAATRAAVEEGIVPGGGVALIRAESALDGMKGVNDDETTGIAIVRRAIEEPLRQIIINAGGEGAVVVQKIREGKGDFGYNARTEEYTNMYEAGVIDPTKVTRVALENAASIAALLLTTDCVITDEPSEDGAGGNPMAGMGGGMPGMM from the coding sequence ATGGCAAAAGATATAAAATTTGATATTGAAGCTAGAGATAGCTTAAAAAATGGCGTTGATAAATTAGCAAATGCTGTAAAAGTTACATTAGGTCCAAAAGGGAGAAATGTAATTATTGACAAAAAATTTGGTGCACCTCATGTAACAAAAGATGGTGTTACTGTAGCTAAAGAAATTGAGTTAAAAGACCCTATTGAAAATATGGGAGCTCAAATGATTAAAGAAGTAGCAAGTAAAACAGCAGATGATGCTGGTGATGGAACAACTACTGCTACAATATTAGCACAAGCAATTGTAACTGCTGGTTTAAAAAATGTTGCTGCAGGTGCTAATCCAATGGATTTAAAAAGAGGTATTGACAAAGCTGTAATTGCAGTTGTTAATGAATTGAAAAAAATATCAAAAGAAGTTGGAACAGACAATGAAAAAATAAGACAAGTTGCTACTATTTCTGCAAACAATGATGAAGCTATCGGAGCATTAATAGCTGAAGCAATGGAAAAAGTAAAAACAGAAGGTGTAATTACTGTTGAAGAGGCTAAAGGAACAGAAACTACTGTTGATGTTGTTGAAGGGATGCAGTTTGATAGAGGTTATTTATCTCCATATTTTGTTACTGATGCAGAGAAAATGATTGTTGAAATGGAACAACCTTACGTGTTGATTTACGACAAGAAAATCTCTAACATGAAAGATTTACTACCTGTCTTAGAGCCAGTTGCTCAATCTGGCAAACCATTATTGATTATTGCTGAAGATGTTGATGGTGAAGCATTAGCCACATTAGTTGTAAACAAAATTAGAGGTGGTTTAAAAATAGCTACAGTTAAAGCTCCTGGTTTTGGAGATAGAAGAAAAGCAATGTTAGAAGATATTGCAATATTAACTGGTGGAACTGTAGTTTCTGAGGAAAGAGGTTTTAAATTAGAAAACGCTACCTTAGATATGCTTGGTACAGCAGAAAAAATTAGCATAGATAAAGATAACACTACGATTGTAAATGGAGCTGGAGAGAAAGATGCAATTTTGGGTAGAGTAAACCAAATTAAAGCCCAAATTGAAACAACTACTTCCGATTACGATAGAGAAAAATTACAAGAACGTTTAGCTAAATTAGCTGGTGGTGTAGCTGTATTATATGTTGGAGCTGCTACTGAAGTAGAGATGAAAGAGAAAAAAGACAGGGTTGACGACGCACTTGCTGCAACTAGAGCTGCTGTAGAAGAGGGAATTGTTCCTGGTGGAGGTGTAGCATTAATTAGAGCTGAAAGTGCCTTAGACGGAATGAAGGGTGTAAACGACGATGAAACTACAGGTATTGCAATTGTAAGAAGAGCTATCGAAGAACCTTTAAGACAAATTATTATCAACGCAGGAGGAGAAGGTGCTGTTGTGGTTCAAAAAATTAGAGAAGGCAAAGGTGACTTTGGATATAATGCAAGAACAGAAGAATATACAAACATGTATGAAGCTGGTGTTATTGACCCAACTAAAGTAACTAGAGTCGCTCTAGAAAATGCTGCATCTATTGCTGCATTATTACTAACTACAGACTGTGTGATTACTGACGAACCAAGTGAAGATGGTGCAGGAGGAAATCCAATGGCAGGAATGGGTGGCGGAATGCCAGGCATGATGTAA
- a CDS encoding sigma-54 interaction domain-containing protein, with translation MMDIQQIKQRFGIIGSSPALDRGLNIAAQVALTDLAVLISGESGTGKEVMPQIIHQLSSRKHNKYIAVNCGAIPEGTIDSELFGHEKGAFTGAHDSRKGYFEVVDGGTIFLDEVGELPITTQARLLRVLETGEFIKVGSSKVLKTNVRIVAATNVNIPEAIKKGKFREDLFYRLNTVPIQLPPLRERKEDIHLLFRKFAADLSAKYRMPSISLDNEAIELLINYKWPGNIRQLKNVAEQLSVIESSRNITAEIISKYLPKDNSTNLPAIYQGSDKADLSERDILYKVLFDLKSDVTELKKLVFSIMNNQDSKTIDNEKNTALIKSIQHLYTNTESSQITKEEESEIYKPQIISPDSGITQHEEVEEESLSLADKEKEMILKALEKYNGRRKNAATELGISERTLYRKIKEYKIDN, from the coding sequence ATCATGGATATACAGCAAATAAAACAACGTTTTGGAATAATAGGTAGTTCTCCAGCTTTAGATAGAGGACTAAATATTGCAGCACAAGTTGCATTAACAGATTTAGCTGTTTTAATTAGTGGTGAAAGTGGAACTGGCAAAGAGGTTATGCCTCAAATTATTCATCAACTAAGCTCTAGAAAACATAATAAATACATCGCTGTTAACTGTGGTGCAATTCCTGAAGGAACAATTGACTCTGAATTATTTGGTCATGAAAAAGGAGCTTTTACTGGAGCTCATGATTCGCGTAAAGGGTACTTTGAAGTTGTTGATGGAGGAACTATTTTTTTAGATGAAGTTGGAGAGTTACCAATTACAACCCAAGCAAGATTATTAAGAGTTTTAGAAACTGGAGAATTCATTAAAGTTGGTTCTTCAAAGGTTTTAAAAACAAACGTGAGAATTGTTGCTGCTACTAATGTTAATATTCCAGAAGCAATAAAGAAAGGAAAGTTTAGAGAAGATTTATTTTACAGACTAAACACTGTTCCTATTCAACTTCCACCATTAAGGGAGCGTAAAGAAGATATACATTTATTATTTAGAAAATTTGCTGCTGATTTATCTGCAAAATACAGGATGCCTTCAATTTCACTAGATAATGAAGCGATCGAACTTCTAATTAATTATAAATGGCCTGGAAATATTAGACAACTTAAAAATGTTGCCGAACAACTATCTGTTATTGAAAGCTCTAGAAATATTACTGCAGAAATAATTTCAAAATACTTACCAAAAGATAACTCTACTAATTTACCTGCTATTTATCAGGGTAGTGATAAAGCCGATTTATCAGAAAGAGATATATTATATAAAGTGTTATTTGACTTGAAAAGTGATGTTACTGAATTAAAAAAATTAGTTTTTAGCATTATGAATAATCAGGACAGTAAAACCATAGATAACGAAAAAAATACTGCTTTAATTAAAAGCATTCAACATCTTTATACAAATACAGAGAGTTCTCAAATTACTAAAGAGGAAGAGTCAGAAATTTACAAACCACAAATTATTTCACCTGACTCTGGAATTACTCAACATGAAGAAGTTGAAGAAGAATCTTTATCTTTAGCTGATAAAGAAAAAGAAATGATTTTAAAAGCTTTAGAGAAGTATAATGGAAGACGTAAAAATGCTGCAACCGAATTAGGAATATCTGAAAGAACACTTTACAGAAAAATAAAAGAATATAAAATTGACAATTGA
- a CDS encoding peptidylprolyl isomerase → MAVIGKIREKSSLLLIIIGVAMLAFILGDLFKSGQTFFGDNNSIGEIGDVQISGIEFNSKYEEGIARWESQNKTTATEQIRESIREQVWNEIVQDRVLGSQISELGLSVSPQELFDMVQGNDPHPQVKQAFSNPQTGEFSSAQVLQFLKSLETMPVENKNQWLLFEEGIQKERVSSKYFNMVKKGMYAPAVLSKRTYIEQNEKRNIQFVAKRYFTVADSSITVTEDEKKAYYAEHKNEFKQDASREIEYIKYDVVASESDIAETKKWIDETYTEYKASTNDSAYVMFNSDVPFDANYYSEANMPSVNDSGFFFAEVGTMVGPYEEGNAFVIAKLSNVKMVPDSVKARHILLKTTQQPTDTLLEAKLDSIKNVIEKGGNFAEIAKEVSEDVGSAIEGGDLGWFKEGQMVPQFNDACFNGKKGDLTIVQTQFGFHLIEIQDQGEKVRKVQVGTIVRNIEPSNETYDAVFAQASAFYSENNSSANFTKATESGDLLKRVAEIKVNDKTIAGLDSPRELIRWAFNNEKGSVSAPFQFEKSFVVAHLSEVKEEGVAPMAQVEIQIELGAKKAKKAQQFMTEMSGATSLQDLATKVGGQVENAKNVTFASYSVPGMGQEPRIIGMVPTLQKGQMSIPLEGQTGVFVIMVDDVVSAEEITDYSAAKMQLEQLYSNNSNRTLESLKEKFGVKDNRHKYY, encoded by the coding sequence ATGGCAGTAATAGGTAAAATTAGAGAGAAGTCATCGTTGTTGTTGATTATTATAGGTGTAGCAATGCTTGCATTTATATTAGGAGACTTGTTTAAATCAGGTCAAACTTTTTTTGGCGATAATAATAGTATTGGTGAAATTGGTGATGTTCAAATATCAGGAATAGAGTTTAATTCAAAATATGAAGAAGGGATTGCTCGTTGGGAGTCTCAAAATAAAACTACAGCTACTGAGCAAATTCGTGAGTCTATTCGTGAACAAGTTTGGAATGAAATTGTTCAAGATAGAGTTTTAGGAAGTCAAATTTCTGAATTAGGTTTGTCAGTAAGTCCACAAGAGTTGTTTGATATGGTTCAAGGTAATGATCCTCACCCACAAGTTAAACAAGCATTTTCAAATCCTCAAACTGGAGAGTTTAGTTCTGCACAAGTATTACAGTTTTTAAAGAGTTTAGAAACTATGCCAGTTGAAAACAAAAACCAGTGGTTGTTATTTGAAGAAGGGATTCAGAAAGAGAGAGTATCTTCAAAGTATTTTAATATGGTTAAAAAAGGAATGTATGCTCCAGCAGTATTATCAAAAAGAACTTACATTGAACAAAATGAAAAAAGAAACATTCAGTTTGTTGCAAAAAGATATTTTACAGTTGCAGATAGTTCTATTACAGTAACTGAAGATGAGAAGAAAGCGTATTATGCAGAACACAAAAATGAATTTAAACAAGATGCTTCTAGAGAAATCGAATACATTAAGTACGATGTAGTTGCTTCAGAATCTGATATTGCAGAAACAAAAAAATGGATTGACGAAACATATACTGAATACAAAGCTTCAACAAATGATTCAGCTTATGTAATGTTTAATTCTGATGTGCCTTTTGATGCAAATTATTATTCAGAAGCTAATATGCCAAGTGTAAATGATTCAGGTTTCTTTTTTGCTGAAGTCGGAACAATGGTTGGTCCTTATGAAGAAGGAAATGCTTTTGTTATAGCTAAGTTATCTAACGTTAAAATGGTTCCTGATTCAGTAAAAGCCAGACACATATTATTAAAAACAACTCAGCAACCTACAGATACATTGTTAGAAGCAAAATTAGATAGCATCAAAAATGTGATTGAGAAAGGTGGAAATTTCGCTGAAATTGCAAAAGAAGTTTCTGAAGATGTTGGATCAGCTATTGAAGGTGGTGATTTAGGATGGTTTAAGGAAGGGCAAATGGTTCCTCAATTTAATGACGCTTGTTTTAACGGTAAGAAAGGCGATTTAACAATTGTTCAAACTCAATTTGGATTTCACTTAATTGAAATACAAGATCAAGGTGAAAAAGTAAGAAAAGTACAAGTTGGTACAATTGTAAGAAATATTGAGCCTAGTAATGAAACTTATGATGCTGTTTTTGCACAAGCTAGTGCTTTTTATTCAGAAAACAACTCTTCAGCTAACTTTACTAAAGCGACAGAAAGTGGAGATCTTCTTAAAAGAGTTGCTGAAATAAAAGTAAATGATAAAACTATAGCAGGATTAGATTCTCCAAGAGAATTGATTCGTTGGGCATTTAATAATGAAAAAGGATCAGTTTCTGCTCCATTTCAGTTTGAAAAATCGTTTGTAGTTGCTCACTTATCTGAGGTTAAGGAAGAGGGTGTTGCACCAATGGCTCAAGTAGAGATACAAATTGAATTGGGAGCTAAAAAAGCTAAAAAAGCACAACAATTCATGACTGAAATGTCAGGAGCTACAAGTTTACAAGATTTAGCAACTAAAGTTGGAGGACAAGTTGAAAATGCTAAAAATGTAACTTTTGCAAGTTATTCAGTTCCTGGTATGGGACAAGAACCTAGAATTATTGGTATGGTTCCGACTTTACAAAAAGGGCAGATGAGTATTCCTTTAGAAGGGCAAACAGGAGTATTTGTAATTATGGTTGATGATGTTGTTTCTGCTGAAGAAATTACAGATTATAGTGCTGCTAAAATGCAGTTAGAGCAGCTTTATAGTAATAATAGTAACAGAACTTTAGAGTCATTAAAGGAAAAGTTTGGAGTTAAAGATAACAGACATAAATACTATTAA
- a CDS encoding co-chaperone GroES, whose protein sequence is MSINIKPLADRVIVEPAAAEEKTAGGIIIPDTAKEKPQRGIVKAVGNGKPDEPMTVKVGDTVLYGKYAGTEISVEGGDYLIMREADIFAIV, encoded by the coding sequence ATGTCGATTAACATTAAACCACTTGCAGACAGAGTTATTGTAGAACCTGCTGCAGCAGAAGAAAAAACAGCGGGAGGAATTATTATTCCTGACACTGCAAAAGAAAAACCACAGCGTGGAATTGTTAAAGCTGTTGGAAATGGAAAACCTGATGAGCCAATGACAGTTAAAGTTGGCGACACTGTTCTTTACGGTAAGTATGCTGGAACTGAAATAAGTGTTGAAGGTGGAGATTATTTAATAATGAGAGAAGCGGATATTTTCGCAATTGTTTAA